Proteins co-encoded in one Bacillus infantis NRRL B-14911 genomic window:
- a CDS encoding NUDIX hydrolase produces MGYIEELRKIVGHRPLILTGSVGILVNKRGQLLLQQRVFPAGSWGLPGGLMELGESAEETCMREVWEETGLTAGSLKLINVYSGKNYLVTAENGDQFYAVTIAYFTETFSGEMKMDPQESMNIKFYHPDEFPENMVGSHKVIIEDFICNIYKKEKYATE; encoded by the coding sequence ATGGGCTATATAGAAGAGCTAAGGAAGATTGTTGGCCACAGGCCGCTTATTCTTACAGGCAGTGTTGGGATATTGGTCAATAAGAGGGGACAGCTGCTGCTTCAGCAGAGGGTGTTTCCGGCAGGATCATGGGGCCTGCCTGGCGGGCTGATGGAACTTGGGGAGTCTGCAGAAGAAACATGCATGCGGGAGGTGTGGGAAGAAACAGGCCTGACAGCCGGTTCTCTAAAGCTGATTAATGTTTATTCTGGAAAGAATTATTTGGTGACGGCCGAAAATGGAGATCAATTTTACGCAGTCACTATTGCATATTTTACTGAAACGTTTAGTGGTGAGATGAAAATGGATCCGCAGGAATCGATGAATATTAAATTTTACCACCCAGATGAGTTTCCGGAGAATATGGTGGGCAGCCACAAAGTAATCATAGAGGATTTTATATGTAATATTTATAAAAAGGAAAAATACGCGACAGAATAA